The nucleotide sequence TAAGCGATCCACATTGTAAGACTGCCCCGTGCTCATCACTTTGATTTTATCGCCTTTTTTCAGCACGCCGTTTTTTACACGCACTAAAGAAACAACGCCCAAGTAGTTATCGAACCAAGAGTCGATAATCAAGGCTTGTAACGGAGCTTCAGGATCGCCCTCCGGTGCAGGGATTTTCTTCACGATTTCTTCCAACACCAAATCAATGCCTAAACCGGTTTTTGCCGAACAACGCACCGCATCAATCGCATCAATGCCGACAATATCTTCGATCTCTTCTGCAACACGCTCAGGTTCAGCAGCTGGTAGGTCGATTTTGTTTAAAATCGGCACAACCTCAAGATCCATTTCGATTGCGGTATAACAGTTCGCCAAGGTTTGAGCTTCCACGCCCTGCCCTGCATCCACCACCAACAATGCCCCTTCACAAGCCGCCAGCGAGCGAGAAACTTCGTAGGAGAAATCCACGTGCCCCGGAGTGTCGATAAAGTTGAGCTGGTAAGTTTCACCATCGTTCGCTTTATAATTTAAGGTTACACTTTGGGCTTTAATGGTAATTCCACGCTCACGCTCAAGATCCATTGAATCCAACACCTGAGCTTCCATTTCACGGTCTGATAAGCCGCCACACGTTTGGATTAAGCGGTCTGATAAAGTCGATTTACCGTGGTCAATATGGGCAATAATCGAAAAGTTACGGATATTTTGCATTTTCATCGGGCAGTTAATGTCCTGTTTTGTTGTATGTTTATCAAAAAATTAATCGGGGAATTGTACTTGAAATGCACGGTTTTGCAAAGAGAAACAAATAGCGACAAGCGGTTACTTTTTCCTAAAAATTTACAAATTTCTTGGAAAAAATAACCGCTTGCTAAAAATGTAAAAAATCAGATAACTTCAGCTTGTTCTAAGATAGCTTGCTGCAGTACTCGAATACCTGCTTCAATATCTTTCCATTCGGTGAACTCAAGCGGGTTGTGGCTGACTCCTAAATGTGACGGCACAAACAGCATTCCCGTTGGGCAAAAGGTTGCCATATGCATAGCATCGTGCCCTGCTCCACTTGGCATAATTTCATAGCTGTAGCCGAGTTTTTCGGTTACTTGGGTTAAATGTTCCACAAGTTGCGTATCTAAAACGATAGGTTTATCTTTTGAGATAAGTTGTAGCTCAATACTCACTCCTCGTTTTTGCTCTACTTCTTGGATTTTAGCTTGTAACGCTCCAAAAACGGACTCCCTTGCCTCAGTATGCGTGCCACGAATATCGACCAATAATTCCGCATATCCTGGAACAACGTTCATCACACCAGGTTTTGCGGTTAAATTGCCTGCGGTTGCAACCGTTGAATGCCCTGCTTGAATGGCTGCTTGTTCTAATTCCAAAGCTAATTCCGCTGCACCAAGCAACGCATCACGCCGATAGTGCATCGCAGTTGCCCCTGAATGATCGGCTTGACCTTGTATTTTCACAATGCAACGGATAGGCGCTGCAATACCCGTTACAATGCCGATAGTTTTATGTTCATTTTCTAGTCTTGGGCCTTGCTCAATATGTAGTTCTAAAAAGCACTGAAAGTCTTCACTTTTACGTTTAGCTTGATTTATTTTGTTAAAATCCAAGCCAATAGCCGCTAGAGCTTGTTCTAGCCCTAATCCTTGCTTATCTCTCAGATGACTTAATGATGCTTGGTCAGCAACACCGCACATTACTTTACTACCTAAGGTAGCATAGTTAAACCGACTTGATTCTTCACAAGCAAAAATAATCAATTCGAGCGGATAACGGGTTTGGATATTCTGTTCACAAAGTTGAAAAAGGGTTTCCAGCCCAGCGATAGTGCCTAAAGTGCCGTCAAATTTGCCGGCATTCACTACCGTATCAATATGCGAGCCAAACGCAACGGCAGGAAGGTTGTTATCTTGCCCTTGTTTTCGGATAAACACATTACCAATAGGATCGATCTTTACCGAGAGATCATATCGCTTGCACAAATTAATCACATAATCTCTTGCTTTAATATCCTGTTCGGAAAATGCAAGTCGAGTTAATTCGCCATCAATTGATGTAAGTGTTGCTAAATCTGAAAAAATTTGTTGAATTCTTTGCATATTTATTGACATAAACTACCTCTTTTTTTAACCTAAAACAGATAAAATTATATACAATCCTAAAAGATGTAATAGCTGTTTTGATCAAATAATATTTTATTAATTAAGGAGGCAATAATGAAAAATATGTTACTAATGAGTGGCTCTAAATATAAATGCACTGAATATCTGACTCACACTATTCCGTGGTTGAAAGAATTTTTAGCTGATTATAAAGGGAAGAAAGTTGCATTTTTACCCTATGCAGGTGTGAGTAGAAGCTATGATGAATATGAGCAAACAGTACAAGAAAAGTTAGCAGAGTTGGAATTAGAGATCGTTTCCGTCCATCGAGCTAAAAAACACACTAAAATTATTGAACAAGCTGATATGATTGCAATTGGGGGAGGTAATACATTTTGTTTGTTAAATCAGATGTATGAAAATCAGGTGTTAGAGAGCATTCGTGAAAAAGTAGAAAACGGCACACCTTATTTTGGTTGGAGTGCAGGGGCAAATGTGGCTGGCGGTTCAATTATGACCACAAACGATATGCCGATTACTTATCCGCCTTCCTTTAACGCCTTAAATTTATTTCCTCATCAAATTAATCCTCATTTTATCTCTGGCAAAATTCAAGGCCATAATGGC is from Mannheimia varigena and encodes:
- a CDS encoding Zn-dependent hydrolase; protein product: MSINMQRIQQIFSDLATLTSIDGELTRLAFSEQDIKARDYVINLCKRYDLSVKIDPIGNVFIRKQGQDNNLPAVAFGSHIDTVVNAGKFDGTLGTIAGLETLFQLCEQNIQTRYPLELIIFACEESSRFNYATLGSKVMCGVADQASLSHLRDKQGLGLEQALAAIGLDFNKINQAKRKSEDFQCFLELHIEQGPRLENEHKTIGIVTGIAAPIRCIVKIQGQADHSGATAMHYRRDALLGAAELALELEQAAIQAGHSTVATAGNLTAKPGVMNVVPGYAELLVDIRGTHTEARESVFGALQAKIQEVEQKRGVSIELQLISKDKPIVLDTQLVEHLTQVTEKLGYSYEIMPSGAGHDAMHMATFCPTGMLFVPSHLGVSHNPLEFTEWKDIEAGIRVLQQAILEQAEVI
- the pepE gene encoding dipeptidase PepE, producing MKNMLLMSGSKYKCTEYLTHTIPWLKEFLADYKGKKVAFLPYAGVSRSYDEYEQTVQEKLAELELEIVSVHRAKKHTKIIEQADMIAIGGGNTFCLLNQMYENQVLESIREKVENGTPYFGWSAGANVAGGSIMTTNDMPITYPPSFNALNLFPHQINPHFISGKIQGHNGESREERLSEFLTVNPNALVYALPEGTALHIQDNQATALGETAILQFSRNMQLNTFEPNSIFTF